From a single Rutidosis leptorrhynchoides isolate AG116_Rl617_1_P2 chromosome 5, CSIRO_AGI_Rlap_v1, whole genome shotgun sequence genomic region:
- the LOC139849569 gene encoding uncharacterized protein: MSTLNHFAVKALWGNFNFKVAASCARGRSGGILTIWDPNSFNCSRVISFNNMLIVEGRFSERDSPCFLINVYAPQSRRQKKRIFGISFFLSSIIMMATLSFLATLIRFLVSNGIVDVFPHVTGKILSNLWSDHCPILLCNDIVDYGPTLFKLFHSWFDLENFDKTVEDAWNDLSQRASSNPQIRFKDKLKHVKAALKSWSKDIRSSSNRNKIELTKKIADIDAQLDSNSDYSSLATSRSCALKDLAIIEQMEAANMAKKNKCLIHGMGDENSTFFMQILIENEKNCKLQKFAPSAHAQIINQSRHLKLLSRDNANFIISPFSNNEIKDAVWSCGSEKSPGPDGFSFKFIKHFWDLLKTDIIALVHDFQDSCMIPRGCNSSFFSLIPKKDNPIHVQDFRPISLIGIQYKIIAKLLAIRLSMVIDEVISPEQTAYIKGRQILDSPLVINEVVSWCKKRKKKMMIFKVDFEKAFDSIHWDYIYSMMSFLGFHSTWSSWIRACLSSSKASLLLKGSPSSEFDIGKGLRQGDPLSPLLFIIGMEGLHAAIQDAIDASLYCGLKVGSAQSHVSISLYLYADDVLFVGEWKESNVHNLLYILGCFYAVSGLRINIHKSSLFGVGVSQHEIARLASDLGCEAACFPFTFLGIPVGQNMSRVDSWSHIIDKTKKRLSSWKANMISIGGRLTLIKSVLGSLGTYFFSIFKAPKQIINHLEALRAKFFWGGKDSEHKIHWVNWRLVMNPLDHGGLGVNSLASLNRALLYKWKWRFFNNKDSCWAKIILAIHGSCHNGNIPSNKEAPGMWLNINKCIDQLHDSNAIVPSRMSKKIGDGCDTKFWTDQWIGDTILATRFPRLFALDCHSHSTIALKFLNGEWRWSWRHVPKGGAEQQQLTELLSILNDFSLTIDPDYWIWDGPNACFSVSHARCLIDAHELAPFTRPTYWCKYVPLKVNVFNWRLRINRLPTKDNLALRNINIQNLRCGLCNNDPESVNHLFAFCSTSSLIWHRVQLWIGLSLPNWSSVEDIWAWVDGVPITGHQRIILRVIFLSAVWNIWRFNDNVWLFNARYDNNYNDGRDGKGLDTAKEIDDGDYVHNSKQEIHEHLCLGGGDGFGFGLFLLDRNPYTKIVAAAIHDGGESDGGLRLFRVVGCVHEDETDKQINRRRHQNKNRK; the protein is encoded by the exons ATGTCTACTTTGAACCACTTTGCTGTCAAAGCGTTGTGGGGAAATTTTAATTTTAAGGTAGCTGCGTCTTGTGCTAGAGGTCGTTCAGGTGGTATTCTCACCATTTGGGACCCTAACAGCTTTAATTGCAGTAGAGTAATTTCCTTCAATAATATGCTGATTGTCGAGGGTCGATTTTCTGAGAGGGACTCTCCGTGTTTCTTAATTAACGTGTATGCTCCTCAATCGAGACGCCAGAAAAAGCGCATATTTGGAATTTCATTCTTTCTTTCATCGATAATAATGATGGCGACTTTATCATTTTTGGCGACTTTAATTCG ATTCTTGGTATCTAATGGAATTGTAGATGTGTTCCCTCATGTTACGGGCAAGATTCTCTCCAACTTATGGTCGGATCATTGTCCCATTCTCCTATGTAATGACATTGTCGATTATGGCCCGACACTATTTAAACTTTTTCACTCTTGGTTTGATCTCGAAAATTTTGACAAGACGGTCGAGGATGCATGGAATGATCTGTCTCAAAGAGCTAGCTCAAATCCGCAAATTAGATTCAAAGATAAATTGAAACATGTAAAAGCTGCACTGAAGTCATGGAGTAAGGATATTCGATCATCTTCTAACCGTAACAAAATTGAGCTCACTAAGAAAATTGCAGATATTGATGCTCAGTTAGATTCGAACTCTGATTACTCCTCTTTGGCCACTTCTAGATCTTGTGCTCTAAAAGACCTAGCTATTATTGAACAAATGGAGGCAGCAAACATGGCTAAAAAAAACAAATGTTTAATTCATGGAATGGGGGATGAAAATTCTACTTTTTTCATGCAAATCTTAATAGAAAACGAAAAAAATTGCAAGTTGCAG AAATTTGCTCCTTCAGCGCATGCTCAGATTATCAATCAAAGTCGTCATCTCAAGTTACTTTCTAGAGACAACGCTAATTTTATTATCTCACCGTTTTCGAACAACGAAATCAAGGATGCTGTTTGGTCTTGCGGTAGTGAAAAATCTCCCGGCCCGGACGGTTTCTCCTTTAAGTTCATAAAGCATTTCTGGGACCTCCTGAAGACTGATATTATTGCTTTAGTTCACGATTTTCAGGATTCGTGCATGATACCGAGAGGATGTAACTCCTCTTTCTTTTCTTTAATCCCAAAAAAAGACAACCCGATTCATGTTCAAGATTTTAGACCGATTAGTCTCATTGGCATTCAGTATAAGATCATTGCTAAACTCCTTGCCATTAGGCTTTCTATGGTGATTGATGAAGTCATAAGCCCGGAACAGACTGCTTATATTAAGGGTCGTCAAATTCTTGATAGCCCCTTAGTTATCAATGAGGTTGTAAGTTGGTGCAAAAAACGTAAAAAGAAGATGATGATTTTTAAGGTAGATTTCGAGAAGGCTTTCGACTCGATTCATTGGGATTACATTTATTCGATGATGTCATTTCTTGGATTTCATTCAACTTGGAGTAGTTGGATTCGGGCATGTCTCTCTTCGTCCAAAGCTTCTCTTCTTCTAAAGGGCAGTCCATCTTCGGAATTCGATATTGGTAAAGGGCTCCGTCAAGGCGATCCTTTATCACCATTACTCTTTATTATTGGTATGGAAGGCCTCCATGCAGCGATTCAGGATGCTATTGATGCCTCCCTTTATTGCGGGCTTAAAGTGGGTAGTGCGCAATCTCATGTTTCGATTTCTCTTTACTTGTATGCCGATGATGTTCTTTTTGTAGGTGAATGGAAGGAGTCGAATGTGCATAATCTGTTATACATTCTTGGTTGTTTTTATGCGGTTTCAGGATtaagaattaatattcataaatccTCGTTGTTTGGAGTTGGTGTATCGCAGCATGAGATTGCTCGTCTTGCTTCGGATTTAGGTTGTGAAGCCGCATGCTTTCCTTTTACATTTCTTGGAATTCCGGTCGGCCAAAATATGAGTCGAGTGGATAGTTGGTCGCATATTATTGACAAAACAAAGAAGCGGTTATCATCATGGAAAGCAAACATGATCTCTATTGGAGGACGTCTCACACTGATCAAATCGGTACTTGGTTCCCTCGGTACTTATTTCTTTTCGATTTTTAAGGCTCCAAAACAGATTATTAATCATCTTGAGGCCTTGCGAGCTAAATTTTTTTGGGGTGGAAAAGACAGTGAGCATAAAATACATTGGGTTAATTGGCGTTTGGTTATGAACCCTTTGGATCATGGAGGTTTAGGCGTAAACAGCCTTGCTTCCCTAAATCGTGCTCTCCTATACAAATGGAAATGGAGATTTTTCAATAACAAGGATAGTTGTTGGGCTAAAATCATTCTTGCCATTCATGGTTCATGCCACAATGGAAACATTCCAAGCAATAAAGAAGCGCCTGGTATGTGGCTAAATATAAATAAGTGTATTGATCAGTTACACGATTCAAATGCTATCGTGCCATCAAGAATGTCGAAAAAAATTGGTGATGGGTGTGACACAAAATTTTGGACTGACCAATGGATTGGGGACACTATTCTGGCTACGCGATTTCCTAGACTTTTTGCTCTTGATTGTCACTCGCATTCGACTATTGCTCTCAAATTCTTAAATGGCGAATGGCGATGGTCATGGCGTCATGTTCCGAAAGGGGGTGCCGAGCAACAACAGCTCACCGAGCTCCTTAGCATCTTAAACGATTTTAGTCTAACAATTGATCCGGATTATTGGATTTGGGATGGTCCAAATGCATGCTTCTCTGTTTCACATGCTAGATGCTTAATTGATGCCCATGAACTGGCACCTTTTACTCGTCCAACTTATTGGTGCAAGTACGTTCCTTTAAAAGTCAATGTTTTCAATTGGCGTCTCCGTATCAATCGGCTTCCGACGAAAGATAATCTTGCGCTCCGTAACATCAATATTCAAAACCTTCGATGTGGGCTTTGTAATAATGACCCAGAAAGTGTCAATCATTTATTTGCTTTTTGTTCTACATCCTCTCTTATTTGGCATCGCGTTCAATTGTGGATCGGCTTGTCTCTTCCAAATTGGTCTTCGGTGGAGGATATATGGGCTTGGGTCGATGGAGTACCGATCACGGGACATCAAAGAATCATTCTCAGAGTCATATTTCTTTCGGCCGTTTGGAATATTTGGAG